In Aegilops tauschii subsp. strangulata cultivar AL8/78 chromosome 3, Aet v6.0, whole genome shotgun sequence, one genomic interval encodes:
- the LOC109749566 gene encoding uncharacterized protein has product MGNCFKLQRASESWVDDDEWEVDVVEGTKAAAENEKTGRVEVKIRVTKRQVQELLQQAARDGKGKRATEKVLTDLINSGTVCYHDDHETRGHWRPSLQSITEAEEP; this is encoded by the coding sequence ATGGGGAACTGCTTCAAGCTTCAGCGCGCCTCCGAGTCGTGGGTCGACGACGACGAGTGGGAGGTGGACGTGGTGGAGGGGACGAAGGCGGCCGCCGAGAACGAGAAGACGGGGCGGGTGGAGGTGAAGATCAGGGTGACCAAGAGGCAGGTCCAGGAGCTGCTGCAGCAGGCCGCCCGGGACGGCAAGGGGAAGAGGGCGACGGAAAAGGTGCTGACGGATCTGATCAACTCCGGCACGGTGTGCTACCACGACGACCACGAGACGAGGGGGCACTGGCGGCCGTCGCTGCAGAGCATCACCGAAGCCGAGGAGCCTTGA
- the LOC109749587 gene encoding uncharacterized protein has translation MGNCAITHQATSWADDGEWELPSPGDEDEGQAEQRKEHVSEVTIRISKRQLQELVDKRADDGVWKGRRSASELLTDIMNAGEVHHHVDHCRAAHWKPALQSIPEAVES, from the coding sequence ATGGGGAACTGCGCCATCACGCACCAGGCCACCTCGTGGGCGGACGACGGCGAGTGGGAGCTGCCGTCGCCCGGCGACGAGGACGAGGGGCAAGCGGAGCAGAGGAAGGAGCACGTCAGCGAGGTGACCATCAGGATCAGCAAGCGGCAGCTGCAGGAGCTGGTGGACAAGAGGGCCGACGACGGCGTCTGGAAGGGCCGGCGGTCGGCGTCGGAGCTTCTGACGGACATCATGAACGCCGGGGAGGTGCACCACCACGTCGACCACTGCAGGGCGGCGCACTGGAAGCCCGCTCTGCAGAGCATCCCGGAGGCGGTGGAGTCGTGA